The sequence CGGGTGTCGGTCACGGCTTCGGGCGAGATGACGATATCGACCGGCTCCGGCAAATCGACGCGCCGGAACACGATGCCGCTATCGGGAGGCGCTGGCCGCAGGGTCAACTCGACCCGCTGGCCGCTGTGCAGCCCGACGCCAACCGCCTTGGTCAGGGATTTGAGAGTTCTTTGAGCGAGCATGGGGGTATTTTAATTTTTGCTGCGTTCAGGACAGGGCACAACCGGCCCAAGCCCGCGCGACACGCCGGGCGTCAGAGGGTGGCAATCCGAAAATGGCAGGCCATGCCCCAGGCCTGCCGGGGCAGGCCTGGGCCAACGCATGCACGGTCAGTCGGCCTGGCGGCGCAGGAAGGCAGGAATTTCAAAGTCATCCATGCCGCCTGACGCCAGCGCATCAATCTTGGCGGCCGCCTGGGTGCGGTTGCTTCCCCACACGCTGGGCCGGGCCATGTTGCCGTAATCGGGCTGCTTCAGGCCCGGCACGCCAGCGGCGTTCTGGCCGGCGCCGCGAAGCACCTGCAGCGGCGCGACGTTGCCGCGAGCTTCCTGGCCCTGGCGGCTCAGGCCGGTCGCCACCACGGTGACACGGATGTCCTCGCCCAGCTCGTCGTCGTAGGCCGTGCCGTAGATCACATGCGCATCGGGCGATGCGTAGGCGCGAACGGTGTTCATGGCCAGCTTGGATTCGTTCAGCTTGAGCGAACCCTTGGCCGCCGAGATCAGCACCAGCACGCCCTTGGCGCCCGACAGGTCGATGCCTTCGAGCAAGGGGCAGGCCACGGCCTGCTCGGCGGCGATGCGGGCGCGGTCGGGGCCGCTGGCCCGGGCCGTTCCCATCATGGCCTTGCCGGGCTCGCCCATGACGGTGCGCACGTCTTCGAAGTCAACATTGACATGGCCAGGCACATTGATGATTTCGGCGATGCCGCCAACGGCGTTTTTCAGCACGTCGTTGGCATGCGCGAAAGCCTCGTCCTGCGTCACGTCGTCGCCCAGCACTTCGAGCAGCTTTTCGTTGAGCACCACGATCAGCGAATCGACGTTGGCTTCCAGTTCGGCCAGGCCGATGTCGGCATTGGTCATGCGGCGGCCACCCTCGAAGTCGAACGGCTTGGTCACCACGCCGACGGTCAAAATGCCCATTTCCTTGGCCACGCGCGCAATCACCGGGGCAGCGCCGGTGCCGGTGCCGCCGCCCATGCCGGCGGTGATGAAGAGCATGTGCGCGCCGCTGATGGCGCTGCGGATGTCCTCGACGGCCAGCTCGGCCGCGTCACGCCCTTTTTCGGGCTTGCTGCCGGCGCCCAGCCCGCTGGAGCCCAGCTGGATGTTCTTGTGCGCGCTGCCGCGGTTCAGTGCTTGCGCGTCGGTGTTGGCGCAGATGAATTCAACGCCCTGCACACCGCAGTGAATCATGTGGCCGACCGCGTTGCCGCCGCCGCCGCCGACCCCGATCACCTTGATTTGCGTGCCCTGGTTGAACTCCTGGATTTCAATCATTTCTATAGTCATTGGGAACCTCGTCCTCAGTAAGTTGTGTTGATAAAGTTTTTCAAAATTTTTCGCGAAACATGGCTGGTCAGGCCGGTGGATCGGCTCCTCCTGAATGGGTTCGGAGCCAGGGGCAGCCGAAGAAGCGGGGCATTGTGGTCATCAGAAGTTCCCCACGAACCAGTCTTTGACCCGGCCAAAGGCGCTGTGCATGCTGCCGGCTTTTTGTGACACCTTGAAACCGCGAATGCGGGCCAGCCGGGCTTCTTCAAGCAACCCCATCACAGTGGCCGCCCGGGTCTGGGCCACCATGTCCGACAGCGCACCGGAATAGCGCGGCAGGCCGCGCCGCACCGGCTTGAGAAAAATGTCTTCGCCGAGTTCGATCATGCCAGGCATCATCGCGCTGCCGCCGGTGATGACGATGCCCGAGGACAGCACCTCTTCATAGCCTGATTCACGGATCACCTGCTGCACCAGCAGGTAAATTTCCTCGACACGCGGCTCAATCACGCCGGCCAGCGCCTGCTTGCTCAGCATGCGTGGGCCGCGGTCGCCCAGGCCCGGCACTTCGACCTGGGTGTCGGGGTCGGCCAGCAGCTGTTTGGCGCAACCGTTTTCAACCTTGATGTCCTCGGCGTCCTTGGTGGGCGTGCGCAGCGCCATGGCGATGTCGCTGGTGATCAGGTCGCCGGCAATCGGGATCACGGCGGTGTGCCGGATGGCGCCGCCGGTAAAAATCGCCACGTCGGTGGTGCCGGCGCCGATATCGACCATCGCCACGCCCAGTTCCTGCTCGTCCTGCGTCAGCACCGACTGGCTGGACGCCAGCGGGTTGAGCATCAGCTGGTCCACTTCCAGGCCGCAGCGGCGCACGCACTTGATGATGTTTTCAGCCGCGCTTTGGGCGCCGGTCACGATATGCACCTTGGCCTCCAGGCGCAGTCCGCTCATGCCGATGGGCTCGCGCACATCCTGGCCGTCGATCACGAATTCCTGCGGCTCGACCAGCAGCAGACGCTGGTCGGTCGAGATGTTGATGGCCTTGGCGGTTTCGATGACACGGGTCACATCGGCCTGCGTGACTTCCTTGTCCTTCACCGCCACCATGCCGCTGGAATTGATGCCCCGGATATGGCTGCCGGTGATGCCGGTGAAGACGCGGCCGATCTTGCAGTCGGCCATGAGTTCGGCCTCCTTGAGGGCCTGCTGGATGCTATGCACGGTGGCGTCGATGTTGACCACCACGCCGCGTTTAAGACCCTGGCTGGCGGCAATTCCCAGGCCGGCCAGCTTGAGCTGGCCGCCGGGCATGACTTCGGCGACCACGACCATGATCTTGCTCGTCCCGATGTCCAGCCCTACCACCAGATCTTTGTATTCTTTGGCCATTGATTTACCTTTTCTTTTTTTTCTCGTCTTTGTCACCGATCTCGCCGGTGGTGACGCCTCGGAGCTTGAGCGCATAGCCGCTGCCGTAACGCAGGTCGGCTGACTCCACATCGCGTCCAAACCGGGACGCCACCTGCGTCACCGTGTCAATAAACCGCCGTGTACGCGCCTGGACTTCAGCCAGCGAGCCATGCCCCAGTTCAATCACGGCGCCGCTGTCGAGTTGCGCGCGCCAGTTGCCCAGCTCACTCAGCTGCAACTGCTCCAGCACCGCATCCATCTCTTCAAACAGGGGAAGGAGCGTCTGATAAGCCTGCAACACCTGCGGCGCCTGACCCTTGGGTCCGCTGAGCAGCGGCAACTCCTCGGTTTCGACGTCGCCCGGGTTGGCCTCGAACACTTCACCCTGGTTGTTGACCAGCCGGGCATCGCCTTCCGGCCCCCAGTAGGCCACGGCCTTGTGCTCATAAAGCACGACCTTCAGGCGATTTGGAAATTCGCGCTGCACCACGGCCCGGCGAACCCAGGGCACGGTCTCGAAGGCTTCGCGAGTCGCTTCCAGATCGACCGTGAGGAAATTGCCAGCCAGCTTGGGCGCCACGTTGGCACGCAGGGTGACGGCGTTGTTGTGCGTCAGTTCACCGCCGACCCGGATGGCGCTCAGGTTGAATGCCGGCTGGTGTACCAGCCAGGCCATGCCCAGCGACAGCACCATGGCGGCAAAACCCAGGCACAGAAGCACCGACACGGTGTTCATGAGCCTGACGTCTGGCGGCAGGGGTACTGGCAGTGGCATGGTGCGGCTCACGGCAGGCTTCCATCCCGGGGCTGGTGGTCGAGCAATGCGGTTTTCAGCACTTCAACGCACAGCGCTTCATAGGAAATGCCGGCCGCCCGTGCGGACATCGGCACCAGCGAGTGCCCGGTCATGCCGGGCGAGGTATTGATCTCCAGCAGGTAGGGCTTGCGCGTGGCCTGGTCGATCATCACATCGGCGCGTGCCCAGCCACGGCAGTTGAGCGTGCGAAAGGCCTGCAGCACCAGTTGCTGGATGGCGGCTTCCTCGCCGGCGGGCAGCCCGCAGGGCACCAGGTATTGCGTGGTGTCGGTGAAGTATTTGTTCTGGTAGTCGTAGTTGCCCTCGGGCGCCACGATGCGGATCACCGGCAGCGCCCGCGCCTGCTCGCCGGTGCCCAGCACCGGGCAGGTCACTTCGTCGCCGCTGATGAACTGCTCGCAGAGAATGTCGGCATCCATCTTTTCGGCCAGCGCGACGGCTGCGGCCATGGCAGCTCGTTCGGTGACCTTGCTCAGGCCCAGCGATGAGCCTTCGCGCGCGGGCTTGACGATCAGCGGCAAGCCCAGCGTATCGACGATGGCATCGACCTGTGCCGGGCTATAGCCGCCCCGGCGCAGCAGCACATAGCGCGGCGTGGGCAGGCTTTCGGACAGCAGCAGGCGCTTGGTCATGACCTTGTCAATCGCCATGCTCGACGCCATGACGCCCGAGCCGGTGTAGGGAATGCCGAGCAGTTCGAGCGCGCCCTGCACCGTGCCGTCTTCGCCGAAGCGGCCATGCAGCGCGATGAAACAGCGCGCAAAGCCGCCCGTTTTCAGCTCGCCCAGGTCGCGCTCGGCCGGATCGAAGGCATGGGCATCAATGCCTTGCGAGCGCAGCGCCTGCACCACGCCGCTTCCTGACATCAGCGAAATTTCACGCTCGGCGGAGCGCCCGCCCATGAGGACGGCGACCTTGCCAAAACTGGAGGGATTCGGGCTCATGCGCATTGTCCTTCCAGCACGTTCACTTCCTGAAACTGCAGCATGGCAACGACCTTGGCCGGCACCAGCCCGATGGAGCCGGCACCCATGCACATGACGATGTCGCCGTCCTGCGCCGCATCCACGATCGCCTGGGGCATGTCATGGATGCTGTCCACGAAAACCGGCTCGACCTTGCCGGCCACGCGCAGGGCACGCGCCAGGGAGCGGCCGTCGGCGGCCACGATGGGCGTTTCGCCGGCGGCATACACCTCGGCCAGCAGGACCGCATCGGCATGGCTGCTGATCACCTTGACGAAATCCTCGAAACAGTCGCGGGTGCGGCTGTAGCGGTGCGGCTGAAAAGCCAGCACCAGCCGCCGCCCCGGAAACGCACCGCGCGCAGCCGACAGCGTGGCGGCGACTTCTACCGGGTGATGGCCGTAATCTTCAATCACCGTGAACCGGCCGCCGTCCCGGGCAGGCAGTTCGCCGTAGCTCTGGAAGCGCCGCCCCACCCCGGTGAAATCGGAAAGCGCCTTTTGCACGGCGGCGTCCGGCACGTTCAGCTCGACCGCAACGGCGATGGCTGCCAGGGCGTTGAGCACGTTGTGCTGTCCGGCCAAATTAAGCACCACGTCCAGGTCGGGCAGCTTGACGCCATTGCGCCGCTGCGCGGTGAAATGCATTTGCGCACCGACGGCACGCACATTGATGGCGCGCACCTGGGCTTCTTCGTTCAAGCCATAGCTGGTGATGGGGCAGGACATCTCGGGAACGATCTGGCGAACCACCGGGTCATCGGTGCACAGGATCGCCGTGCCGTAGAAAGGCATGCGGCGCAGAAAATCGACAAAGGCCTTCTTGAGATTGCCAAAGTCGTGCCCATAGGTTTCCATGTGGTCAGCGTCGATATTAGTCACCACCGCCATGACGGGCAGCAGGTTCAGGAAGGATGCATCCGACTCATCGGCCTCGACCACGATGTAGTCGCCCGAACCCAGCTTGGCATTGGCGCCGGCGCTGTTGAGCCGGCCACCGATCACGAAGGTCGGGTCCAGGCCGCCTTCGGCCAGCACGCTGGCCACCAGGCTGGTGGTGGTGGTTTTGCCATGGGTTCCGGCAATCGCAATGCCCTGCTTGAAGCGCATCAGCTCGGCCAGCATCAGCGCGCGCGGCACCACGGGAATGTGTTTTTCGCGCGCGGCCAGCACTTCGGGGTTGTCGGCATGCACCGCCGTGGAAGTCACCACCGCATCGACATCGACCAGGTTGGCTGCGGCATGGCCAACAAAGGTCTGGATGCCCAGGCCGGCCAGGCGCTGCAGCGTGGCGCTGTCGGACAGGTCAGAGCCGGAGATGACATAGCCCAGGTTGTGCAGGACTTCGGCAATGCCGGACATGCCCGCGCCGCCCAGGCCGATGAAATGGATGTGCTTGATGGCGTGTTTCATGGCGCAAGCTCCTCGCAGGCGGCGACAAGATGGGAAGTGGCATCGATTTTTTGCATGGTTTTGGCTTGTAGCGCAGACTGCACAAGCGCAAGGCGCTCTGTTTTTTGTAGCATTGTGGCAAGGATTGAAGGGGTAAGGTCACGCTGCTGCACCAGCCAGCCGCCGCCATGCGCAACCAGAAATTTCGCATTGACGGTCTGGTGGTCATCCACGGCAGAGGGAAAGGGAACGAACAGCGCCGCAGCGCCAACGGCGGCAATCTCGGTCACCGTGCTGGCGCCCGCGCGGCAGATGATGAGGTCGGCATCGGCAAAGGCCTGGGCGGTGTCTTCGATGAAAGGGGTCAGTTCGGCATTCACACCGGCGGCCTGGTAGTTGGCGCGCAGCGCTTCAAGCTGGCGGGCGCCGCTTTGATGGATGACTTGCGGACGGCTTGCCGCCGGAATCAGGGCCAGGGCCTTGGGAACCAGTTCATTCAGGGCGGTAGCGCCCAGGCTGCCGCCGACCACCAGCAGTTTGAGCGGCCCGCGTCTCTGGGCAAAGCGGACAGCCGGATCAAGCTGGCGGGTAAAGGCCGGGCGCAGCGGATTGCCCACCCACTCGGCTTTTTTAAGCACGTCGGGAAAGGCGGTAAAGACACGGTCCGCCACGCTGGCCAGCACCTTGTTGACCATGCCGGCGACCGAATTTTGCTCATGCAGCACCAGCGGCTTGCCCAGCAGAACGCTCATCATGCCGGCCGGAAAGGCGATGTACCCACCCAGGCCCACCACCACATCGGGCTTGACGCGCCGGATGACCTGCACGCTCTGCCAGAAGGCCTTGAGAAGACGCAGGGGCAACAGCGCCAGCGTGACCGGACCTTTGCCGCGCACGCCGGAAAAGTCGATGGTTTCGAAGGAAAATCCGCGCGGCGGTACCAGCTGGCTTTCCATGCTGGGGCGGGCCGCGCTGCCCTTGCCGCCCAGCCAATGCACGCGCCAGCCGCGCTCGCGCAAGGCTTCGGCCACGGCCAGGCCGGGAAAGATATGGCCGCCGGTCCCGCCGGCCATCACCAGAGCGCAGCGCTGCCGGCTCATACGCGGCCTCCGCGCATCAGAACGCGGTTCTCGTAGTCGATCCTGAGCACCACACCCAGCGCAATCAGGTTCATCACGATGGCCGATCCGCCGTAGCTCATCAGCGGCAGCGTCAGGCCCTTGGTGGGCAAGGCACCCAGGTTCACGCCGATGTTGATGAAGGTCTGAAAACCCATCCAGATGCCGACACCCTGGGCCACCAGCCCAGAGAACAGCCGGTCAAGCGCGATGGACTGGCGGCCAATGTGGATGATGCGGCGAATCATCCACAGGAACAGGCCAATCACCACCAGCACGCCAATGAGGCCAAACTCTTCGCCGATCACGGCCATCAGGAAGTCGGTATGCGCTTCAGGCAGCCAGTGGAGTTTTTCGATGCTGCCGCCCAAGCCAACGCCAAAGATTTCACCCCGGCCAAAGGCAATCAGCGAGTGTGACAGCTGGTAGCCCTTGCCCATGGAGTATTTTTCGTTCCACGGGTCCATGTAGGCAAAAATCCGCTCGCGCCGCCATTCACTGAGCATCACCATCATGCCAAAAGCCACCACCACCACGGCTGAAATGACAAAGAACATCCGGGCATTGACACCGCCCAGAAAAAGAATCCCCATGGCAATGACCGAAATCACCATGAAAGCACCCATGTCAGGTTCGGCCAGCAGAAGCACGCCGACGATGCCGACCGCAAAAGCCATCGGCAGCACGGCGCGAAAGAAGCGTTCCTTGACTTCCATCTTGCGCACCATGTAATTGGCGGCATACAGAAGCACGGCGAATTTCGCCAGTTCCGAGGGCTGGAAGTTCATGAACCCCAGGGGAATCCAGCGCCGCGCGCCATTGACGCCCTTGCCGATAAAGGGAACCAGCACCAGCACCAGCAGCGCCAGGGAAGCCAGAAACAGCCAGGGAGCGTATTTTTCCCAGGTTGACATCGGTATCTGAAACGCCAGATAGGCGGCGAGCGCAGCCATGACCAGCGAAAACACATGCCGTGTCAGGAAAAAGGTATGGGCATAGCGCGCAAACTTGGGGTTGTCAGGCATGGCCACCGAGGCCGAATACACCATGACCAGTCCCGACAGCAGCAAGGCCACCGTGACCCAGACCAGCGCCCAGTCCAGTCCTGCCAGGCGAACCGGCGTTGCCAGCTTGACAGGAAGGCTGCGACCGCCCAGGCGGACCGGCAAGGCATC comes from Polaromonas naphthalenivorans CJ2 and encodes:
- the ftsZ gene encoding cell division protein FtsZ; the encoded protein is MTIEMIEIQEFNQGTQIKVIGVGGGGGNAVGHMIHCGVQGVEFICANTDAQALNRGSAHKNIQLGSSGLGAGSKPEKGRDAAELAVEDIRSAISGAHMLFITAGMGGGTGTGAAPVIARVAKEMGILTVGVVTKPFDFEGGRRMTNADIGLAELEANVDSLIVVLNEKLLEVLGDDVTQDEAFAHANDVLKNAVGGIAEIINVPGHVNVDFEDVRTVMGEPGKAMMGTARASGPDRARIAAEQAVACPLLEGIDLSGAKGVLVLISAAKGSLKLNESKLAMNTVRAYASPDAHVIYGTAYDDELGEDIRVTVVATGLSRQGQEARGNVAPLQVLRGAGQNAAGVPGLKQPDYGNMARPSVWGSNRTQAAAKIDALASGGMDDFEIPAFLRRQAD
- the ftsA gene encoding cell division protein FtsA; translated protein: MAKEYKDLVVGLDIGTSKIMVVVAEVMPGGQLKLAGLGIAASQGLKRGVVVNIDATVHSIQQALKEAELMADCKIGRVFTGITGSHIRGINSSGMVAVKDKEVTQADVTRVIETAKAINISTDQRLLLVEPQEFVIDGQDVREPIGMSGLRLEAKVHIVTGAQSAAENIIKCVRRCGLEVDQLMLNPLASSQSVLTQDEQELGVAMVDIGAGTTDVAIFTGGAIRHTAVIPIAGDLITSDIAMALRTPTKDAEDIKVENGCAKQLLADPDTQVEVPGLGDRGPRMLSKQALAGVIEPRVEEIYLLVQQVIRESGYEEVLSSGIVITGGSAMMPGMIELGEDIFLKPVRRGLPRYSGALSDMVAQTRAATVMGLLEEARLARIRGFKVSQKAGSMHSAFGRVKDWFVGNF
- a CDS encoding cell division protein FtsQ/DivIB; this translates as MPLPVPLPPDVRLMNTVSVLLCLGFAAMVLSLGMAWLVHQPAFNLSAIRVGGELTHNNAVTLRANVAPKLAGNFLTVDLEATREAFETVPWVRRAVVQREFPNRLKVVLYEHKAVAYWGPEGDARLVNNQGEVFEANPGDVETEELPLLSGPKGQAPQVLQAYQTLLPLFEEMDAVLEQLQLSELGNWRAQLDSGAVIELGHGSLAEVQARTRRFIDTVTQVASRFGRDVESADLRYGSGYALKLRGVTTGEIGDKDEKKKKR
- a CDS encoding D-alanine--D-alanine ligase gives rise to the protein MSPNPSSFGKVAVLMGGRSAEREISLMSGSGVVQALRSQGIDAHAFDPAERDLGELKTGGFARCFIALHGRFGEDGTVQGALELLGIPYTGSGVMASSMAIDKVMTKRLLLSESLPTPRYVLLRRGGYSPAQVDAIVDTLGLPLIVKPAREGSSLGLSKVTERAAMAAAVALAEKMDADILCEQFISGDEVTCPVLGTGEQARALPVIRIVAPEGNYDYQNKYFTDTTQYLVPCGLPAGEEAAIQQLVLQAFRTLNCRGWARADVMIDQATRKPYLLEINTSPGMTGHSLVPMSARAAGISYEALCVEVLKTALLDHQPRDGSLP
- the murC gene encoding UDP-N-acetylmuramate--L-alanine ligase; amino-acid sequence: MKHAIKHIHFIGLGGAGMSGIAEVLHNLGYVISGSDLSDSATLQRLAGLGIQTFVGHAAANLVDVDAVVTSTAVHADNPEVLAAREKHIPVVPRALMLAELMRFKQGIAIAGTHGKTTTTSLVASVLAEGGLDPTFVIGGRLNSAGANAKLGSGDYIVVEADESDASFLNLLPVMAVVTNIDADHMETYGHDFGNLKKAFVDFLRRMPFYGTAILCTDDPVVRQIVPEMSCPITSYGLNEEAQVRAINVRAVGAQMHFTAQRRNGVKLPDLDVVLNLAGQHNVLNALAAIAVAVELNVPDAAVQKALSDFTGVGRRFQSYGELPARDGGRFTVIEDYGHHPVEVAATLSAARGAFPGRRLVLAFQPHRYSRTRDCFEDFVKVISSHADAVLLAEVYAAGETPIVAADGRSLARALRVAGKVEPVFVDSIHDMPQAIVDAAQDGDIVMCMGAGSIGLVPAKVVAMLQFQEVNVLEGQCA
- the murG gene encoding undecaprenyldiphospho-muramoylpentapeptide beta-N-acetylglucosaminyltransferase; translation: MSRQRCALVMAGGTGGHIFPGLAVAEALRERGWRVHWLGGKGSAARPSMESQLVPPRGFSFETIDFSGVRGKGPVTLALLPLRLLKAFWQSVQVIRRVKPDVVVGLGGYIAFPAGMMSVLLGKPLVLHEQNSVAGMVNKVLASVADRVFTAFPDVLKKAEWVGNPLRPAFTRQLDPAVRFAQRRGPLKLLVVGGSLGATALNELVPKALALIPAASRPQVIHQSGARQLEALRANYQAAGVNAELTPFIEDTAQAFADADLIICRAGASTVTEIAAVGAAALFVPFPSAVDDHQTVNAKFLVAHGGGWLVQQRDLTPSILATMLQKTERLALVQSALQAKTMQKIDATSHLVAACEELAP
- the ftsW gene encoding putative lipid II flippase FtsW, producing the protein MTAKTRPSNWRSGWFSGFGKAASDALPVRLGGRSLPVKLATPVRLAGLDWALVWVTVALLLSGLVMVYSASVAMPDNPKFARYAHTFFLTRHVFSLVMAALAAYLAFQIPMSTWEKYAPWLFLASLALLVLVLVPFIGKGVNGARRWIPLGFMNFQPSELAKFAVLLYAANYMVRKMEVKERFFRAVLPMAFAVGIVGVLLLAEPDMGAFMVISVIAMGILFLGGVNARMFFVISAVVVVAFGMMVMLSEWRRERIFAYMDPWNEKYSMGKGYQLSHSLIAFGRGEIFGVGLGGSIEKLHWLPEAHTDFLMAVIGEEFGLIGVLVVIGLFLWMIRRIIHIGRQSIALDRLFSGLVAQGVGIWMGFQTFINIGVNLGALPTKGLTLPLMSYGGSAIVMNLIALGVVLRIDYENRVLMRGGRV